From a single Bacteroidetes Order II. bacterium genomic region:
- the ruvC gene encoding crossover junction endodeoxyribonuclease RuvC has product MDHVPCVGRSLNRTCSFGDCEPAVAHVIILKPSLPLIILGIDPGSNFTGYGVIRVEGRTETVLEYGFLQLEKQEEHFDRLKTIYDRIEAVIRRTGPTVCAIEMPVYGQNAQSMLKLGRAQAAAVLAALNAGIPVVQYTPKEVKKSVTGNGNAAKEQVWFMIKSLLKVEDDKGFDASDALGVAVCHASRAHSGSNGQIKSWERFVAAHPERVKP; this is encoded by the coding sequence ATGGACCACGTTCCGTGTGTCGGGCGAAGCCTTAATCGGACTTGCAGCTTCGGCGATTGTGAACCAGCCGTAGCGCATGTCATTATCCTTAAACCCTCGTTACCGTTGATCATTCTTGGCATTGACCCGGGCAGTAACTTTACTGGATATGGCGTTATTCGGGTAGAAGGACGCACCGAAACGGTTCTGGAATATGGTTTCTTGCAATTAGAAAAGCAGGAGGAGCACTTCGATCGCCTTAAAACCATCTATGATCGGATTGAGGCGGTAATTCGGCGAACTGGACCAACTGTATGTGCCATCGAGATGCCGGTCTATGGCCAAAATGCCCAATCTATGCTTAAGTTGGGCAGGGCACAAGCAGCGGCGGTGTTGGCGGCTTTAAATGCAGGCATTCCGGTGGTGCAATATACCCCTAAGGAGGTGAAAAAATCGGTGACAGGCAATGGGAATGCCGCCAAAGAGCAGGTTTGGTTTATGATAAAGTCTCTTCTGAAAGTAGAAGACGATAAGGGTTTTGATGCTTCGGATGCACTTGGCGTGGCGGTCTGCCATGCAAGCAGGGCACATTCTGGGTCTAATGGTCAGATAAAGAGTTGGGAACGGTTTGTGGCGGCTCATCCGGAAAGGGTAAAGCCTTAA
- the ilvA gene encoding threonine ammonia-lyase IlvA — translation MIALAESIYIPSVTDIERAYLRLRHVVTHTPLTISVNLSQQMAANIWLKREDLQVVRSYKLRGAYNKISTLDKESLAKGVVCASAGNHAQGVAYSCQKMGIQGKIFMPTPTPKQKVRQVKLFGKAFVEVILTGDTFDDAYNAAMAYSEVEQVPFIHPFDDEKVIEGQGTVGLEILKDSADRIDYLFVPVGGGGLLAGILAVFKNLSEDTKIIGVEAAGAPAMKVSLEKGENVTLAHIDKFVDGAAVKHVGDKAFDLCRHLLDDMIVVDEGAVCTTILKLYDEEGMVVEPAGALSVTALGHPAYRDQINGKNVVCVISGSNNDITRTEEIRERSLLYEKLKHYFIIRFPQRSGALRKFVSNVLGPNDDITHFQYQKKTDREQGPAIVGLELQRAEDFAPLVARMEAQGFVYEYLNEKPDLFQFLI, via the coding sequence ATGATTGCCCTTGCTGAGTCCATCTATATCCCCTCCGTAACCGATATTGAACGGGCGTATTTACGCCTTAGACATGTTGTAACGCATACCCCGCTAACGATCAGCGTAAATCTTTCCCAACAGATGGCCGCTAATATTTGGCTGAAAAGGGAAGACCTACAGGTGGTGCGTTCCTATAAACTGCGTGGTGCCTACAACAAAATTAGCACATTAGACAAAGAATCCCTTGCCAAAGGGGTGGTTTGCGCCAGTGCGGGAAACCATGCACAAGGGGTGGCCTACTCGTGCCAAAAAATGGGGATTCAAGGGAAAATATTTATGCCAACCCCAACGCCCAAGCAAAAGGTGCGACAGGTAAAATTGTTCGGGAAGGCGTTTGTGGAAGTCATCCTAACGGGTGACACCTTTGATGATGCCTATAATGCGGCCATGGCCTATAGTGAAGTGGAACAAGTGCCCTTTATTCACCCTTTTGATGATGAAAAAGTGATCGAAGGGCAGGGAACGGTGGGTTTGGAAATCCTGAAAGACAGCGCAGATCGTATAGATTATTTGTTTGTACCAGTGGGCGGCGGTGGCTTGCTTGCGGGAATTTTGGCAGTCTTTAAAAACCTGAGTGAAGACACTAAAATTATTGGGGTAGAAGCCGCAGGGGCTCCTGCAATGAAGGTTTCGCTGGAAAAAGGTGAAAATGTGACCTTGGCCCACATTGATAAATTTGTAGATGGGGCAGCGGTAAAACATGTGGGAGACAAGGCATTCGATTTGTGCAGACACTTGCTTGATGACATGATTGTGGTGGACGAAGGGGCTGTCTGTACCACCATTCTTAAGTTGTATGACGAAGAAGGCATGGTGGTGGAGCCTGCTGGTGCACTCTCGGTGACTGCGTTGGGTCATCCAGCATATCGCGACCAGATTAACGGTAAAAACGTGGTGTGTGTGATCTCTGGTTCCAATAACGACATCACCCGGACCGAAGAAATACGGGAGCGGTCTTTGTTATACGAAAAACTAAAGCACTACTTTATCATCCGGTTTCCCCAACGGTCTGGTGCGTTGCGCAAGTTTGTAAGCAATGTATTGGGGCCGAATGATGATATCACCCACTTTCAGTACCAGAAAAAAACAGACCGTGAACAAGGCCCAGCCATTGTGGGATTGGAACTTCAACGGGCCGAAGATTTTGCGCCATTGGTGGCCCGAATGGAAGCCCAAGGTTTTGTCTATGAGTATCTAAACGAAAAACCGGATTTGTTCCAGTTTCTAATCTAA
- a CDS encoding GNAT family N-acetyltransferase — protein sequence MNTESNFSIRFAHIQDVPVILRFIQELAEYEKLAHEVVATEARLQETLFGDHPAAEVVMALEQQTPVGFALFFLNYSTFLARPGIFLEDLFIQPSHRGKGYGEALLRYLAALAVKRKCGRLEWSVLDWNQPAISFYRKMGAIPMDEWTTFRVSGEALIGLAASAIVNQP from the coding sequence ATGAATACGGAATCCAATTTTAGCATTCGGTTTGCACACATACAGGATGTCCCTGTAATCCTCCGGTTTATTCAGGAACTGGCCGAATACGAAAAACTTGCCCACGAAGTGGTGGCAACAGAGGCGCGGTTGCAAGAAACCCTGTTTGGAGACCATCCCGCTGCCGAAGTGGTTATGGCGCTTGAACAACAAACGCCCGTTGGTTTTGCCTTGTTTTTTTTAAATTACTCCACGTTTTTGGCTCGACCGGGTATTTTTCTGGAAGACTTGTTTATTCAGCCTTCTCATCGTGGAAAAGGCTATGGCGAGGCCCTCTTACGCTATTTGGCGGCGTTGGCTGTGAAGCGGAAGTGTGGGCGACTGGAATGGTCGGTCTTGGATTGGAATCAGCCTGCCATCTCTTTTTACCGGAAAATGGGGGCCATACCTATGGATGAATGGACCACGTTCCGTGTGTCGGGCGAAGCCTTAATCGGACTTGCAGCTTCGGCGATTGTGAACCAGCCGTAG
- a CDS encoding DUF4290 domain-containing protein yields MQLQSKIVDRQVGRNAELFAQSIAKLDTKERRYPYLRILISIMEQAHPEWNQAPHKDYQVAHIIHVMSQGALDSDEIAQVVRVRDEERGIFYD; encoded by the coding sequence ATGCAATTACAGAGCAAAATCGTGGATAGGCAAGTTGGTCGCAACGCAGAGTTGTTCGCTCAATCCATTGCCAAATTAGACACCAAAGAACGAAGATACCCGTATTTGCGTATTCTGATCAGTATTATGGAGCAGGCGCATCCGGAGTGGAACCAAGCGCCGCACAAAGACTATCAGGTTGCGCACATCATCCACGTGATGAGTCAGGGCGCTTTAGACTCCGACGAGATCGCACAGGTGGTACGTGTTCGGGACGAAGAACGCGGTATCTTCTACGATTGA
- a CDS encoding YebC/PmpR family DNA-binding transcriptional regulator — protein sequence MAGHNKWSKVKRIKAVADGKRSKVWQRITREIMVAARDGGGDAGMNAKLAAALERARAENMPKDNMQRAIKRGTGEIAGADYEELNYEGYAPFGIAVFVETLTDNPVRTVADVRHAFSKHGGNMGTTGSVGYLFDHKGVIEVPLTAIDYDALFELVVDAGADDLEEDAESYTISTPVEAFGAVQQALSQAGIKPAEANLERIPTTTNKLKPEEVTKVLKLIDMLEENDDVQAVYHTLELDDETLEALG from the coding sequence ATGGCAGGACATAATAAGTGGTCTAAAGTAAAACGCATCAAAGCAGTAGCCGATGGGAAACGTTCCAAGGTATGGCAACGGATTACCCGCGAGATTATGGTGGCGGCAAGAGACGGAGGCGGAGATGCGGGCATGAATGCGAAATTGGCGGCAGCCTTGGAGCGTGCACGTGCCGAAAATATGCCCAAAGACAATATGCAACGGGCCATAAAACGGGGGACAGGCGAAATTGCCGGAGCCGACTATGAGGAACTGAACTACGAAGGGTATGCGCCCTTTGGTATTGCCGTTTTTGTCGAAACACTTACCGATAACCCCGTCAGAACGGTGGCCGATGTTCGTCATGCTTTTAGCAAACATGGTGGCAATATGGGAACCACAGGCTCGGTTGGCTATCTGTTTGATCATAAAGGGGTGATTGAAGTGCCTTTGACTGCAATAGACTACGATGCATTGTTCGAATTGGTGGTAGATGCCGGTGCCGACGACTTGGAGGAGGATGCCGAAAGCTATACCATTTCTACACCCGTAGAGGCATTTGGTGCGGTGCAACAAGCCCTTTCTCAGGCTGGAATTAAACCAGCAGAAGCAAACCTGGAACGGATCCCAACTACGACCAATAAGTTGAAGCCGGAAGAAGTAACGAAGGTGTTGAAACTCATAGATATGCTCGAGGAAAACGATGATGTGCAGGCAGTTTATCACACCCTCGAATTGGATGATGAAACCTTAGAAGCCTTGGGGTGA
- a CDS encoding endonuclease/exonuclease/phosphatase family protein, whose product MKYFSTLLLLYALGFSACSGTKTTETSSPLFKPTPVVELTCDGIRVAHLNTEFLFDGTGDEGGADFDWKGDPTKAAAHRKKVGEVLKSLNADVIHLAEVENAEVLEALIAESMPEKGYKVYFVQGEDSFLGQDVAVISRIPITETGRSNDRVKVGDTDRVYGVSKNLYARFTIGDQPVTLIGLHFLAQPDNIERKPQREAQAEVIRRIAERETKMGRAVIVTGDFNDFDDMVLDRNGNRPISNVMQTIKAVGRATTDDDLHNIMADVPQVLRFTSLWDKNQDNIATVNELSAIDHLLVSKSLYGRLRSIGFIHSYNPLEVTDHFPVTACFSK is encoded by the coding sequence ATGAAATACTTTTCTACACTCCTTTTGTTGTATGCTTTGGGCTTCTCGGCTTGTTCTGGCACCAAAACGACAGAGACCTCATCCCCCTTGTTTAAGCCTACGCCAGTAGTAGAATTGACATGCGATGGGATTCGGGTTGCACATTTAAATACCGAATTTTTATTTGATGGGACGGGCGATGAAGGCGGTGCTGATTTTGACTGGAAGGGCGATCCCACTAAGGCAGCAGCACACCGAAAAAAGGTGGGAGAGGTACTTAAAAGCCTAAATGCCGATGTGATTCACCTAGCCGAGGTAGAAAATGCCGAGGTTTTAGAGGCTCTTATTGCAGAATCCATGCCCGAAAAAGGGTACAAAGTCTATTTTGTACAAGGGGAAGACTCCTTCTTAGGACAAGACGTAGCCGTTATTAGCCGGATTCCCATCACCGAAACAGGCCGATCTAACGACCGAGTGAAGGTGGGTGATACAGATCGTGTATATGGCGTTTCAAAAAACCTGTATGCCCGTTTTACGATTGGCGATCAACCGGTCACTCTTATTGGACTGCATTTTCTGGCTCAACCAGACAATATCGAGCGTAAACCTCAACGCGAAGCCCAAGCAGAGGTTATCCGAAGAATAGCAGAGCGCGAGACCAAAATGGGCCGGGCTGTTATTGTAACGGGAGATTTTAACGATTTTGACGATATGGTCTTAGACCGTAACGGTAACCGTCCTATTAGCAATGTGATGCAGACCATAAAAGCCGTTGGCAGAGCCACTACGGATGACGACTTGCACAATATTATGGCAGATGTACCGCAAGTCTTACGCTTCACCTCGCTTTGGGACAAAAACCAAGACAATATTGCAACGGTAAACGAACTGAGTGCTATTGACCATCTGCTGGTCTCTAAGTCACTTTATGGTCGGCTACGGAGTATTGGGTTTATTCATTCGTATAATCCTTTGGAGGTAACCGACCACTTTCCGGTAACGGCATGCTTTTCCAAATAA